One Halobacterium sp. DL1 DNA window includes the following coding sequences:
- a CDS encoding glucose/sorbosone dehydrogenase — protein MDDHHTDAAADGAEPNGETPGDGSRADRPLPVSRRRVLAGVGGAGVAFGLLGYGTTVTAQQTEFRLGGELSGWQGQAPASIEGVENPTLELQTGQEYSIVWENLDGQPHNVAIVDGDGNRLVSSEIISEQGATQTVTFTATAEMTEYLCEVHPTSMVGSLSITDAEQTTTTTTTQEPGRAGFFTEGTEVGLRLVADGMTAPTDYAVPDDGSGRQFVTDQTGEVWVVTDQGRRETPFMTVSDRLVTLGEFNGSYASQTQAYDERGLLGIDFHPDFANNGRFYLHYSAPPNEATPEGWDHVEVVSEFTTTEDGSNGDPASERVLLQFQKPQYNHDGGPMAFGPDGYLYVPMGDGGGANDNLYGHVEDWYDANSGGNGQDITENLLGDVHRIDVDAQGDGTPYGIPEDNPFVGTDALDEIYAYGFRNPFGISFDSQGNLFVADAGQNLFEEVDVVEKGGNYGWNVKEGTHCFSTESAADPTAITDCPQNEPNEAPYDGSPLVDPVVEFPHTYQGESVGITVVGGHRYEADAVSGLQGKYVFGAWTTDTAREEPAGRILAATPPADFGQDGGATTTTTTTDNGTETTTETTTTPGTTTTTEGTDDTDPGAVPVDQLWDMEELVVQGGFDYFVRMFGQGPNGEVYVLASQRGVPEGDTGAVFELVPPGEGDGSA, from the coding sequence ATGGACGACCACCACACCGACGCGGCGGCCGACGGAGCTGAACCGAACGGCGAAACTCCGGGGGACGGGAGTCGGGCTGACCGACCGCTGCCGGTGTCGCGGCGGCGCGTCCTCGCGGGCGTGGGCGGCGCCGGGGTCGCGTTCGGCCTACTCGGGTACGGTACCACCGTGACGGCACAGCAGACCGAGTTCCGCCTCGGCGGCGAGCTCTCGGGGTGGCAGGGGCAAGCCCCGGCCTCCATCGAAGGCGTCGAGAACCCGACGCTGGAACTGCAGACCGGCCAGGAGTACAGCATCGTCTGGGAGAACCTCGACGGACAGCCCCACAACGTCGCCATCGTCGACGGGGACGGGAACCGGCTCGTGAGCTCCGAAATCATCAGCGAGCAGGGCGCGACCCAGACGGTGACGTTCACGGCGACCGCCGAGATGACGGAGTACCTCTGCGAGGTCCACCCGACCAGCATGGTCGGCAGCCTCTCCATCACTGACGCAGAGCAGACGACAACGACCACGACGACCCAGGAGCCTGGCCGGGCCGGATTCTTCACGGAGGGAACCGAGGTCGGCCTGCGGCTGGTCGCCGACGGCATGACCGCCCCGACCGACTACGCGGTCCCCGACGACGGGAGCGGCCGGCAGTTCGTCACCGACCAGACTGGCGAGGTGTGGGTCGTCACTGACCAGGGCCGCCGGGAGACGCCGTTCATGACCGTCTCCGACCGATTGGTTACGCTCGGCGAGTTCAACGGCTCGTACGCGAGCCAGACCCAGGCCTACGACGAGCGCGGTCTGCTCGGCATCGACTTCCACCCCGACTTCGCGAACAACGGGCGGTTCTACCTCCACTACAGCGCGCCGCCGAACGAGGCCACCCCGGAGGGCTGGGACCACGTCGAGGTGGTCTCCGAGTTCACGACCACCGAGGACGGCAGCAATGGCGACCCGGCGTCTGAGCGCGTCCTCCTGCAGTTCCAGAAACCCCAGTACAACCACGACGGCGGCCCGATGGCGTTCGGACCAGACGGCTACCTCTACGTCCCGATGGGCGACGGTGGCGGCGCCAACGACAACCTGTACGGCCACGTCGAGGACTGGTACGACGCCAACAGCGGCGGCAACGGCCAGGACATCACGGAGAACCTCCTCGGTGACGTCCACCGCATCGACGTGGACGCGCAGGGAGACGGGACGCCGTACGGTATCCCCGAAGACAACCCGTTCGTCGGCACGGACGCCCTCGACGAGATCTACGCGTACGGGTTCCGGAACCCGTTCGGCATCTCCTTCGACAGCCAGGGGAACCTGTTCGTCGCCGACGCGGGACAGAACCTCTTCGAGGAGGTGGACGTCGTCGAGAAGGGCGGGAACTACGGCTGGAACGTCAAGGAAGGGACGCACTGCTTCAGCACCGAGAGTGCTGCCGACCCGACCGCTATCACGGACTGTCCCCAGAACGAGCCCAACGAGGCCCCCTACGACGGCAGTCCGCTCGTCGACCCCGTGGTCGAGTTCCCCCACACCTACCAGGGGGAGAGCGTCGGCATCACTGTCGTCGGTGGTCACCGCTACGAGGCCGACGCGGTCTCCGGCCTCCAGGGCAAGTACGTCTTCGGCGCCTGGACGACCGACACCGCACGCGAGGAGCCAGCGGGCCGCATCCTCGCGGCCACGCCGCCAGCCGACTTCGGGCAGGACGGCGGTGCAACCACGACCACCACCACGACTGACAACGGGACGGAAACTACGACGGAAACGACTACCACGCCGGGAACCACCACGACGACCGAAGGGACGGACGACACGGACCCCGGGGCAGTGCCAGTGGACCAGCTCTGGGATATGGAAGAACTCGTCGTCCAGGGCGGATTCGACTACTTCGTCCGCATGTTCGGCCAGGGACCGAACGGCGAGGTGTACGTCCTCGCCAGCCAGCGCGGCGTCCCCGAGGGTGACACCGGCGCGGTCTTCGAACTCGTCCCCCCGGGGGAGGGCGACGGGTCGGCCTGA
- a CDS encoding chromosome condensation protein CrcB translates to MTVLPLPPVLLVGVGGAVGAVLRHAVGEFVQVEGYPASTLAVNVLGTFVLAAITFAGATDDVLLLVGTGACGAFTTFSSFSVDVVGLAENERYATAAFHAVGNLVGAGLAIGLAWAIVG, encoded by the coding sequence GTGACGGTCCTCCCGCTTCCCCCTGTTCTCCTCGTCGGCGTCGGCGGCGCAGTTGGCGCCGTCCTCCGCCACGCTGTCGGCGAGTTCGTCCAGGTCGAGGGCTACCCCGCGAGCACGCTGGCCGTGAACGTCCTCGGGACCTTCGTCCTCGCGGCAATCACCTTCGCTGGCGCCACCGACGACGTCCTCCTGCTCGTCGGCACGGGCGCCTGCGGCGCGTTCACGACGTTCTCCTCGTTCAGCGTCGACGTCGTCGGCCTCGCCGAGAACGAGCGCTACGCCACCGCCGCGTTCCACGCCGTCGGGAACCTCGTCGGCGCCGGACTCGCTATCGGGTTGGCCTGGGCGATAGTAGGCTGA
- a CDS encoding chromosome condensation protein CrcB, whose product MSRRPHGTLRTLLLVAVGGFAGATLRYAVSLLAPGLLGTLTVNAVGSLALGFLVYEAVGRSALSEASRTLLTTGFLSSLTTYSTFAVQSASVTPPLLVANVAANYALGFLGVLVGRSLAVRYGGGA is encoded by the coding sequence ATGTCGAGACGCCCGCACGGAACGCTACGGACGCTACTCCTCGTCGCCGTCGGCGGGTTCGCTGGCGCGACCCTCCGCTACGCCGTCTCGCTGCTCGCGCCGGGCCTCCTCGGCACGCTCACCGTGAACGCCGTCGGCAGCCTCGCCCTGGGCTTCTTGGTCTACGAGGCCGTCGGCCGCAGCGCCCTCTCCGAGGCGTCCCGGACGCTGCTCACCACCGGGTTCCTCTCCTCGCTGACGACGTACAGCACGTTCGCCGTCCAGAGCGCGAGCGTCACCCCGCCGCTGCTGGTCGCGAACGTCGCCGCCAACTACGCGTTGGGCTTCCTCGGCGTCCTCGTCGGGCGCTCGTTGGCGGTCCGCTACGGAGGTGGGGCGTGA
- a CDS encoding transcriptional regulator has product MVTAYILVKANTGEADRLLHAVADIDGVVDAHLVAGDVDLIARVDVDSPADVKEIAANGIQSTPGVEDTETYISMS; this is encoded by the coding sequence ATGGTCACCGCCTACATCCTCGTGAAGGCCAACACGGGGGAAGCCGACCGCCTGCTCCACGCGGTGGCGGACATCGACGGCGTGGTCGACGCCCACCTCGTCGCTGGCGACGTCGACCTCATCGCCAGGGTGGACGTCGACTCGCCCGCCGACGTGAAGGAGATCGCCGCCAACGGCATCCAGAGCACGCCCGGCGTCGAGGACACCGAGACGTACATCTCGATGAGCTGA
- a CDS encoding potassium transporter Trk has protein sequence MRIVIIGAGRVGLRTARITANEGHDVTLVERDYDKAERARKQDFDVIEGDGSSEDVLMEADLDTADALGALAGDLNTNFVGCMVGKYHGCRTVMRIDEDYREEIYQKYADEVDEIVYPERLGAIGAKNALLGGNVTAIADLAEKLQIVQFTVTRDAPMHGYTLSELELPSGARLLAFGKEDAPLGLPFPDETLEVGSRIAVLSEFESLEDVRQILVGGEAVAGGR, from the coding sequence ATGCGCATCGTCATCATCGGCGCGGGGCGGGTCGGCCTCCGCACCGCCCGCATCACCGCCAACGAGGGACACGACGTGACGCTCGTCGAGCGCGACTACGACAAGGCCGAACGCGCACGGAAGCAGGACTTCGACGTCATCGAGGGCGACGGCTCCAGCGAGGATGTGTTGATGGAGGCCGACCTCGACACGGCGGACGCGCTCGGCGCGCTCGCCGGCGACCTCAACACGAACTTCGTGGGCTGCATGGTCGGGAAGTACCACGGCTGCCGGACCGTCATGCGCATCGACGAGGACTACCGCGAGGAGATCTACCAGAAGTACGCCGACGAGGTCGACGAGATCGTCTACCCAGAACGGCTCGGCGCCATCGGTGCGAAGAACGCGCTCCTCGGCGGCAACGTCACCGCCATCGCGGACCTCGCCGAGAAGCTCCAGATCGTCCAGTTCACCGTCACCCGGGACGCGCCGATGCACGGCTACACGCTCAGTGAACTCGAACTCCCCTCGGGCGCCCGCCTGCTGGCCTTCGGCAAGGAGGACGCCCCCCTGGGGCTCCCGTTCCCCGACGAGACCCTCGAGGTGGGGTCACGCATCGCCGTGCTCTCGGAGTTCGAGTCACTCGAGGACGTGCGCCAGATACTCGTCGGCGGCGAGGCCGTCGCGGGGGGGAGGTAG
- a CDS encoding AsnC family transcriptional regulator, with product MVHAFIMVRAGAGAASDVRDVVAELEGVEAAHVVAGQYDIIAEVGGGEVHDVLETVSSRIGTVDGVTDTRTYISLSAA from the coding sequence ATGGTTCACGCGTTCATCATGGTGCGGGCCGGCGCGGGCGCAGCCAGCGACGTCCGCGACGTCGTGGCGGAACTGGAGGGCGTCGAGGCCGCCCACGTCGTCGCCGGGCAGTACGACATCATCGCGGAGGTCGGCGGCGGCGAGGTCCACGACGTCCTGGAGACGGTCTCCAGTCGCATCGGCACCGTCGACGGCGTCACGGATACGCGGACGTACATCTCGCTGTCGGCGGCGTAG
- a CDS encoding 2-oxoacid dehydrogenase, with protein MHRVIGETDLSETALDEDGARALFRDMIRARHFDERALALQRRGWMSGWPPYSGQEGSQVGAAHAMADDDWLFPTYRSNAMQLARDVPASDILLFRRGHAEFHSDHDVPIFPQAIPIASQIPHAAGAGMAMNYEADRDDTPVTDAAVCYLGDGATSEGDFHVGMNFAGVFDAPVVFLCENNNWAISLPREKQTASDSIAVKAEAYGFEGVQVDGNDPAAVYETVADALDSARDGDPVLVESLTYRQGAHTTSDDPDRYRPEDEDLPEWRTADPVERFESYLREQGVVDDEFVADCREDAEAELDDAVETAEAVGEPDVDELFDYVYEERTPRIDEQRDWLHEWLEDHDPQEQEF; from the coding sequence ATGCACCGCGTCATCGGGGAAACGGACCTCTCGGAGACCGCGCTGGACGAGGACGGGGCGCGCGCCCTCTTCCGAGACATGATCCGGGCACGGCACTTCGACGAGCGGGCGCTGGCGCTCCAGCGTCGCGGGTGGATGAGCGGCTGGCCGCCGTACAGTGGCCAGGAGGGGTCGCAGGTCGGCGCCGCCCACGCGATGGCCGACGACGACTGGCTGTTCCCCACCTACCGCTCGAACGCGATGCAGCTGGCCCGCGACGTCCCCGCCAGCGACATCCTGCTCTTCCGGCGCGGCCACGCCGAGTTCCACTCCGACCACGACGTGCCGATCTTCCCCCAGGCCATCCCCATCGCCTCCCAGATTCCCCACGCGGCGGGCGCCGGGATGGCGATGAACTACGAGGCGGACCGCGACGACACCCCGGTCACGGACGCCGCGGTCTGCTACCTCGGTGACGGCGCGACCAGCGAGGGCGACTTCCACGTCGGGATGAACTTCGCGGGCGTCTTCGACGCGCCGGTCGTCTTCCTCTGCGAGAACAACAACTGGGCCATCTCGCTACCCCGCGAGAAGCAGACCGCCAGCGACTCCATCGCCGTGAAGGCCGAGGCGTACGGCTTCGAGGGCGTGCAGGTCGACGGCAACGACCCGGCCGCCGTCTACGAGACGGTCGCCGACGCGCTCGACTCCGCCCGCGACGGCGACCCCGTGCTCGTCGAGAGCCTCACCTACCGCCAGGGCGCCCACACCACGAGCGACGACCCGGACCGCTACCGCCCCGAAGACGAGGACCTCCCCGAGTGGCGGACCGCCGACCCCGTCGAGCGCTTCGAGTCGTACCTCCGCGAGCAGGGCGTCGTCGACGACGAGTTCGTCGCCGACTGCCGCGAGGACGCCGAGGCTGAACTCGACGACGCCGTCGAGACCGCCGAAGCAGTCGGGGAACCGGACGTCGACGAACTGTTCGACTACGTCTACGAGGAGCGCACGCCCCGCATCGACGAGCAGCGGGACTGGCTCCACGAGTGGCTCGAGGACCACGACCCCCAGGAACAGGAGTTCTGA
- a CDS encoding thymidylate kinase, whose amino-acid sequence MLVTLEGIDGSGKTTVWEALRADREEGYTFTREPTDSWYGKAVRRSEAEDDADPLAELFLFTADHADHLSSVVEPALERGDVVVSDRYSDSRYAYQGAALEGEVPRPMEYVRGVHQPWTRPPDATLYFDVDPETGAARAGATNKFEQAAFLRDVRANYEQLIEYAPERFVRIDATQSPEAVLEDAEDVLDRLLADA is encoded by the coding sequence ATGCTCGTCACGCTGGAGGGCATCGACGGCAGCGGCAAGACCACGGTGTGGGAGGCGCTCCGGGCCGACCGCGAGGAGGGCTACACGTTCACCCGCGAGCCCACCGACTCGTGGTACGGCAAGGCCGTCCGGCGTTCGGAGGCGGAAGACGACGCCGACCCGCTCGCGGAACTGTTCCTCTTCACCGCTGACCACGCCGACCACCTCTCCAGCGTGGTCGAACCCGCCCTCGAACGCGGCGACGTCGTCGTCTCGGATCGCTACTCGGACTCACGGTACGCCTACCAGGGCGCCGCCCTCGAGGGCGAGGTGCCGCGACCGATGGAGTACGTGCGGGGCGTCCACCAGCCGTGGACGCGCCCCCCGGACGCCACGCTCTACTTCGACGTGGACCCGGAGACGGGCGCCGCCCGCGCCGGTGCGACAAACAAGTTCGAGCAGGCCGCGTTCCTCCGGGACGTGCGGGCGAACTACGAGCAGCTGATCGAGTACGCCCCCGAGCGCTTCGTCCGCATCGACGCCACACAGTCCCCGGAGGCGGTGCTCGAGGACGCCGAGGACGTGCTCGACCGCCTGCTCGCCGATGCCTGA
- a CDS encoding NADH dehydrogenase gives MDVLVTGGTGFIGTHLCRELDERGHEVTALSRHPEGAGLPDSVGTAVGDVTAYDAVAEAMEGHDAVVNLVALSPLFKPKQGDERHFDVHLGGTENVVRAAEEAGAEYVLQMSALGADPNGPTAYIRSKGAAEGVVRDSDLEHTIVRPSVVFGDGGEFVTFTKKLTTPYVTGLPGGGKSQFQPIWVEDIVPMLADCVGDESHWGETYELGGPEVLTLADVARLAYRAEGKSVRVLSIPMPLAGIGMRLADPLPFVPFGTDQYRSLRFDNTVRENDVSAFGVSESELTTLTDYLRSS, from the coding sequence ATGGACGTGCTGGTCACCGGCGGTACGGGATTCATCGGGACGCATCTGTGTCGTGAACTCGACGAGCGCGGCCACGAGGTGACCGCGCTCTCGCGGCATCCCGAGGGAGCCGGATTGCCAGACAGCGTCGGGACAGCCGTCGGTGACGTGACGGCCTACGACGCGGTCGCCGAGGCGATGGAGGGCCACGACGCAGTGGTGAACCTGGTCGCGCTCTCCCCGCTGTTCAAGCCAAAACAGGGCGACGAGCGGCACTTCGACGTCCACCTCGGCGGCACCGAGAACGTCGTCCGGGCCGCCGAGGAGGCGGGCGCGGAGTACGTCCTCCAGATGTCCGCGCTCGGCGCCGACCCGAACGGCCCGACGGCGTACATCCGGTCGAAGGGCGCCGCCGAGGGCGTCGTCAGGGACAGCGACCTCGAACACACCATCGTGCGACCGTCGGTGGTGTTCGGCGACGGCGGCGAGTTCGTCACCTTCACGAAGAAGCTGACGACGCCGTACGTCACGGGTCTCCCGGGCGGCGGGAAGTCGCAGTTCCAGCCCATCTGGGTGGAGGACATCGTGCCCATGCTCGCCGACTGCGTCGGCGACGAGAGCCACTGGGGGGAGACGTACGAACTCGGCGGCCCAGAGGTGTTGACGCTCGCGGACGTGGCCCGACTCGCCTACCGCGCGGAGGGGAAGTCCGTGCGCGTGCTCTCGATTCCGATGCCCCTGGCGGGCATCGGGATGCGGCTCGCCGACCCCCTGCCGTTCGTGCCGTTCGGGACCGACCAGTACCGGTCGCTCCGGTTCGACAACACGGTCCGGGAGAACGACGTCTCGGCGTTCGGTGTCAGCGAGTCTGAGTTGACCACGCTGACCGACTATCTACGGTCGTCGTAA
- a CDS encoding cell division protein: protein MKLAMIGFGQAGGKILDKFLEYDKRHNSNIVRAAVAVNTAKADLMGLEHVPQENRVLIGQSRVKGHGVGADNELGAEIAEEDIDEIQGAIDSIPVHEVDAFLVISGLGGGTGSGGSPVIAKHLKRIYTEPVYGLGVLPGRDEGGIYTLNAARSFQTFVREVDNLLVFDNDAWRKSGESVQGGYDEINEEIVTRFGILFGAGEVEQGGEVAESVVDSSEIINTLAGGGVSTVGFATEGVDDDGGSSGLLSRFTSNDNPVEDSASTTNRITSLVRKAALGQLTLPCEIEGTERALLVTAGPPKYLNRKGIERGRKWLEEQTGSMEVRGGDYPVRNSKQVASVVLLSGVNNVPRIKELQEVAIEAQENIDDIRDESEENLEELVEDDDDELEPLF from the coding sequence ATGAAACTGGCAATGATCGGGTTCGGTCAAGCGGGCGGGAAAATACTCGACAAATTCCTCGAGTACGACAAGCGGCACAATTCGAACATCGTGCGTGCCGCCGTCGCCGTCAACACCGCCAAGGCCGACCTCATGGGTCTCGAACACGTTCCACAGGAGAATCGCGTCCTCATCGGACAGTCCCGCGTCAAAGGGCACGGCGTCGGGGCGGACAACGAACTCGGCGCGGAGATCGCCGAGGAAGACATCGACGAGATCCAGGGTGCGATCGACAGCATCCCCGTCCACGAGGTCGACGCGTTCCTCGTCATCTCTGGTCTCGGCGGCGGTACCGGGTCGGGTGGCTCCCCGGTCATCGCGAAGCACCTCAAACGCATCTACACCGAACCCGTCTACGGTCTCGGCGTGCTCCCCGGCCGCGACGAGGGCGGCATCTACACGCTGAACGCGGCCCGGTCGTTCCAGACGTTCGTCCGCGAGGTGGACAACCTCCTCGTCTTCGACAACGACGCCTGGCGCAAGTCCGGCGAATCCGTTCAGGGCGGCTACGACGAGATCAACGAGGAAATCGTCACCCGCTTCGGCATCCTCTTCGGCGCGGGCGAGGTCGAACAGGGCGGCGAAGTCGCGGAATCCGTCGTCGACTCCTCGGAGATCATCAACACGCTCGCCGGCGGCGGCGTCTCCACGGTCGGCTTCGCCACCGAGGGCGTCGACGACGACGGCGGCAGCAGCGGCCTTCTCTCCCGGTTCACGAGCAACGACAACCCGGTCGAGGACTCCGCGTCCACGACCAACCGCATCACGTCGCTGGTCCGGAAGGCCGCGCTCGGTCAGCTCACCCTCCCCTGCGAGATCGAGGGCACCGAGCGCGCGCTCCTGGTCACCGCCGGCCCGCCGAAGTACCTCAACCGGAAAGGGATAGAGCGCGGCCGGAAGTGGCTCGAAGAGCAGACCGGCTCGATGGAGGTCCGCGGCGGCGACTACCCCGTTCGGAACTCCAAGCAGGTGGCCTCGGTCGTCCTGCTGTCGGGCGTGAACAACGTCCCGCGCATCAAGGAGCTCCAGGAGGTCGCCATCGAGGCTCAGGAGAACATCGACGACATCCGCGACGAAAGCGAAGAGAACTTGGAGGAACTCGTCGAAGACGACGACGATGAACTTGAGCCGCTGTTCTAA
- a CDS encoding 2-phospho-L-lactate guanylyltransferase, producing the protein MRVVVPFDPTEPNTRLSSVLSPDERREFADAMLDDVLDAVRAAGGSPEVLASAPVDADAPVTVDARPLSAAVNDALAEVPVSDTSKGSSDERSESDGGLPAAVVMADLALATPDALTRLFDAAGDVVVAPGRGGGTNALVVRDPAFRVDYHGVSYRDHVAAAEAVEASVGTVDSFRLAVDVDERADLVDVLVHGDGAAAAWLRDAGFRVAVQGGRPVAVREPND; encoded by the coding sequence GTGCGGGTCGTCGTTCCGTTCGACCCGACCGAGCCGAACACCCGACTCTCCTCCGTTCTCAGCCCCGACGAGCGACGGGAGTTCGCCGACGCGATGCTCGACGACGTGCTAGACGCCGTCCGTGCGGCCGGGGGCAGCCCCGAGGTGCTGGCCAGCGCGCCAGTCGACGCCGACGCCCCGGTGACGGTCGACGCCCGGCCGCTGTCGGCCGCGGTGAACGACGCGCTCGCCGAGGTCCCTGTGAGTGATACGAGCAAGGGCTCGTCGGACGAACGGAGCGAGTCCGACGGTGGACTGCCGGCGGCAGTCGTGATGGCGGACCTCGCGCTCGCCACGCCCGACGCGCTGACCAGGCTGTTCGACGCGGCCGGCGACGTGGTGGTCGCCCCCGGCAGGGGCGGCGGAACGAACGCGCTGGTCGTGCGCGACCCAGCGTTCCGCGTGGACTACCACGGCGTCTCTTACCGCGACCACGTGGCGGCCGCCGAGGCCGTCGAGGCGAGCGTCGGGACCGTCGACTCGTTCCGACTCGCCGTCGACGTCGACGAGCGCGCCGACCTCGTCGACGTGCTGGTCCACGGCGACGGCGCGGCCGCGGCGTGGCTCCGGGACGCCGGCTTCCGCGTCGCAGTCCAGGGCGGACGACCGGTCGCCGTCCGCGAACCCAACGACTAA